TGCTTTCCAGCTGCTGGTGCATCTGCTGCAGCTCGGCTTCGCTGAAGCGATAGGTCTTGAGGTTGGCCAGTCCGTAATAGGCATCGCCGAAGCCGGGATTGACCGCAAAGGCCTTGCGATAGGACGCGATCGCATCCTCATGCTTGCCCACCGTCTTCAACGCATGCCCGCGGCTGGTCAGCGTGGAAGGATCGTCAGGGAAACGCTCCAGCACCTTGTCGAAAAGCTCGAAGGCCTGGTCATAATCGCCGGTCTGCATCGCCTCGATTGCGTATAGCGACTGGAAGATCGGGCTGCCCGGATCGGACTCGAACAGCTTCCTGGCCTGCTGCAGCGCAGCCTCGAACTTCTGCCGCTTGCGCAGGACCTGGATGTAATCGATCCGGACCTGGACGTTGGCGGGTTCGAATTCCAGCGCGCTTTCCAGCAGGAATTCCGCATCGTCCATCACGCCAAGCCGCACACCGATATCCGCCAGCAGGCGCATGCCTTCGACATGGGTCTTGTTGGCGATCAGGAATTCGCGGCACAGGCTTTCGGCCTTCAGGATCTTGCCTTCGTGCATCAGGTGGGTGACCGCCACCAGCGGCTTGGGCAGCGCCGCCAGACGGTCGGCCTGCGCCTGCGCGGCGGCCGCGGCTTCGCCATTTCCTTGGGCAGAGAGGATGGCGGCCTGCGCGGACCAGCTGGCCTGCAGTGCGGGATTGCTCTGGCACGCGCGCCGATAGGCTTCGAGGGCGCGGTCCGCCTGCCCCATGGCGCGGCGGATGTGGCCTTCCTCCTGCAGCGCCCGGCCGAAATCGGGTGCGACCTGCTGCAGCTGCGTGATCTGGTCCAGCGATTCGTCCAGCTGGCCGAGATAGCGGCGGCAGACGGCCGTCAGGTAAAGCGCCTCGATGTCCGGATTGTCTGGTGCGGAAAGTCCGGAAAGGACGCCGATCGCATCCTCGAACTTCCCTTCGTACATGAGCGCCTGGACGTCTGCGAGCTTGTCTTGGTCACTGGTCGCATTGTCAGCCATGTCGTGAAAAGAAATCCGATCCCATTGAAACGAAAGGGGCCGGCCGAAACCGGCCAGCCCCCGTCAGTAGTCAGCTTTTACCGCATTACAATCAGTAGCGGTAGCTGACGCGTGCCCCCACCGTCTGCGGACGCGAGATCACCCAGCGCGTGCGGTCGTTGATGAAGTTACCGCTGATCGGCGCCGAAGCGTTGGTCAGGTTCTCACCGAAGATCTCCAGCGACCAGTCGCCATTGGTGACGCCTGCCGAAAGGGCAAAGGTCGTCCACGCAGGCAGCGTGATGCGGTTGATCTGGATGATGTCCGTTTCCTGCGATGCCGTATAGGTCACCTGCGGCTGGATATGAGCCGTAAGGTCGGTCGATACGTCGAATTCGTAACGTACCAGCACATTGGCCTGCGCCTTCGGAGCGAAGGCAAGTTCGGAACCCAGGACCACATCGTTCGTCGGCGTCAGGACTTCGGTGATTTCCGTGTCCAGCAGCGACCATGCAGCCGTCGCGGTCAGCCCGGGAATGCTGTACGGCGCGAAGGTCAGATCGGCCTCGACGCCTTTGATCCGGGCATTCGCCGCATTGTCCGAGAAGAACAGATTGGTGATGTTCGGATCGAAGATCGTCGTCTGCAGGTTTTCGATATCGACGTAGAACGCGTTGCCGTTGAACCGGACCTGGTTGTCGAACAGGTTCGTCTTCCAGCCGATTTCGTAGTTCGTGACCTCATCGGTCTCGATCGCGAAGGGCACCGTGAAGCCGGCACCGTTCGATGCACCGCCAGGACGGTTCAGCAGGCCCGGACGGAAACCTTCCGAATAGGTCGCATAGAACAGCAGGTCATCGGTGGGCGTCCAGTTGAGCGTGCCCTTGAAGATGAAACCATCAGTCGAAGCGGTGTCCGGCGCGCGGAGCGCGTTGAACACCAGGTTCGCCTGCGTTGCATTCAGGCCAGCATTCTGGATGTCCTGCACGCTGTCGTTCAGCGTGAAGGTCTGGCGCAGGGCCGCATTACAGCTGCCGATGAAGGTGAACTGGCCGTCACCATCGAACAGGTCGCTGATGTTGGTGCCGAAGGCGTTCTGGTCGGTACCGCCTGCGTTACAGAAGGAACCGTTCGCGCTGCCTTCGAAATCGACTTCCAC
This genomic interval from Paraurantiacibacter namhicola contains the following:
- a CDS encoding tetratricopeptide repeat-containing sulfotransferase family protein → MADNATSDQDKLADVQALMYEGKFEDAIGVLSGLSAPDNPDIEALYLTAVCRRYLGQLDESLDQITQLQQVAPDFGRALQEEGHIRRAMGQADRALEAYRRACQSNPALQASWSAQAAILSAQGNGEAAAAAQAQADRLAALPKPLVAVTHLMHEGKILKAESLCREFLIANKTHVEGMRLLADIGVRLGVMDDAEFLLESALEFEPANVQVRIDYIQVLRKRQKFEAALQQARKLFESDPGSPIFQSLYAIEAMQTGDYDQAFELFDKVLERFPDDPSTLTSRGHALKTVGKHEDAIASYRKAFAVNPGFGDAYYGLANLKTYRFSEAELQQMHQQLESKALTYQNQVHVCFALGKAHEDRSEYEKAFRFYEQGNELKRKQSRYKDDVMTAEFDAQIEHCGRDLFAKHEGSGFAAGDPIFVVGLPRAGSTLIEQILASHSQIDGTLELPNILTLSHQLRGRKLAGGTSDYPKVLHDLTGEQLAAMGKDYIDSTAIHRQGAAYFVDKMPNNFRHIGLIQLILPNAKIIDARREPMACCFSGFKQLFAEGQEFTYGLHEIGSYYRDYVRLMDHWDEVLPGRILRVQHEDVLDDLEGQVARILDYVGVPFEQSCVEFHKTKRAVRTASSEQVRQPISKAAVDQWRNFEPWLGPLKNALGPVLERYPIAASD